A genomic segment from Pseudobdellovibrionaceae bacterium encodes:
- a CDS encoding Y-family DNA polymerase has translation MSATRAKVYALVDCNSFFCSCERLFRPDLEGKPVGVLSNNDGCFVSRTPELKALGVGMAQPYFQVKDLCQKHKVAVFSANFSLYTNISHRVMMVLSEMAPIVEVYSVDEAFLDLTGVRDVERLATTIKQEVFRKVGIPVSVGLGSSKTLAKVANQWAKSHPETTNGVMSLLDPTIREQVLGEFEVGEVWGVGRASQSKMYSLGITTAKDFRDYKNEKTIQKMFTRVGAERQRELRGEAIFELDNVSIPSQSIVCSRSFGNPVLSLDELKESVAHFASYACEKLRRQKSATQRFSVFIRSSSFIAFEQQIRSGQSINLDVPTSDTLKVIRYAMRALEKLYQAGYKYKKAGVGLYSIRSQEQYQLSLVESSDTPKSQRLMQAVDEINSKEGSGTIAAGVCFLTPKKWIMNHKNRSPRYVSGWSELRKVK, from the coding sequence TTGAGCGCTACGAGAGCCAAAGTCTATGCTCTGGTGGACTGCAATTCTTTTTTTTGCAGTTGTGAACGTCTATTTCGGCCTGACTTAGAAGGCAAGCCCGTGGGGGTTTTATCTAATAATGATGGATGCTTTGTCTCTAGAACTCCAGAGCTTAAGGCCCTAGGGGTAGGGATGGCCCAGCCTTACTTTCAGGTTAAAGACCTATGTCAAAAGCATAAGGTGGCGGTGTTCTCGGCCAACTTTTCTTTATACACCAATATTTCTCACCGAGTGATGATGGTGCTTTCTGAAATGGCACCTATTGTTGAAGTGTATTCTGTGGATGAAGCATTCTTAGACCTTACAGGGGTAAGGGATGTAGAACGTCTTGCCACCACTATTAAACAAGAAGTATTTAGAAAAGTAGGCATACCTGTAAGCGTAGGTCTAGGTTCTTCTAAGACTTTGGCTAAAGTGGCCAACCAATGGGCCAAAAGTCATCCCGAGACTACAAATGGAGTGATGTCCCTTCTTGATCCCACAATTCGGGAACAGGTTTTAGGGGAATTCGAAGTAGGGGAAGTGTGGGGAGTGGGACGTGCTTCACAGAGCAAGATGTATAGTCTAGGAATCACAACAGCCAAAGACTTTCGTGATTATAAAAACGAAAAGACCATTCAAAAAATGTTCACTCGTGTCGGGGCTGAGAGGCAAAGAGAGCTGCGCGGAGAGGCTATTTTTGAATTAGATAATGTTTCCATTCCTAGTCAAAGCATTGTGTGCAGTCGTTCCTTTGGCAACCCTGTTTTGAGTTTAGATGAGCTTAAAGAATCAGTCGCTCATTTTGCATCTTATGCGTGCGAAAAGTTACGTCGACAAAAAAGTGCCACGCAAAGATTTTCGGTATTTATTCGCTCTTCAAGTTTTATTGCTTTTGAACAACAGATCCGAAGTGGCCAGTCCATTAACCTTGATGTTCCTACTTCAGATACGCTAAAGGTGATCCGTTATGCCATGCGCGCTTTAGAAAAGTTATATCAAGCAGGTTATAAATATAAGAAAGCAGGTGTGGGACTTTACAGCATACGTTCCCAAGAGCAGTATCAGTTAAGTTTAGTTGAATCGTCAGACACGCCGAAATCTCAAAGGCTGATGCAGGCCGTGGATGAGATCAATTCTAAAGAGGGCTCAGGCACCATTGCGGCAGGAGTGTGTTTTTTAACTCCTAAAAAATGGATCATGAACCATAAGAATCGCTCTCCGAGATATGTGAGTGGTTGGTCTGAGCTGCGTAAAGTGAAATAA
- a CDS encoding carbonic anhydrase, with product MKKEIAKLMRGFKEFQKNVYNTKGSVYEELSKGQNPKTLVIGCSDSRVDPAHLSSTDPGELFVVRNVANLVPPFEEPVGSLHGVSAAIEFAVVNLKVEYLFILGHRQCGGIKALLFPEETQAGGFVQQWMSIAESAKQRTLETLNTDDATELCRHCEKEGVRVSIENLKTFPFVAKALDEGTLKILGLYFDLETGELWSLDHETSEFQLV from the coding sequence ATGAAAAAAGAAATCGCAAAACTGATGCGAGGCTTTAAAGAGTTCCAAAAAAATGTTTACAACACGAAAGGCTCTGTTTATGAAGAGTTATCTAAAGGGCAAAACCCCAAGACTTTGGTCATAGGATGTTCAGACTCTCGAGTGGACCCTGCGCATTTAAGTTCGACAGACCCTGGAGAACTTTTTGTTGTGCGCAATGTGGCCAACCTAGTACCTCCTTTTGAGGAGCCCGTGGGAAGTCTACATGGTGTGAGTGCGGCTATCGAGTTTGCGGTGGTGAATCTTAAAGTGGAGTATCTTTTTATTCTGGGTCACAGACAGTGTGGCGGAATCAAGGCGTTGCTTTTCCCCGAAGAGACTCAAGCAGGTGGGTTTGTGCAGCAGTGGATGAGCATTGCTGAGAGTGCTAAGCAAAGGACCCTAGAAACTTTGAACACGGATGATGCCACCGAGTTATGTCGTCATTGTGAAAAAGAAGGGGTGAGAGTGTCCATTGAAAATCTAAAAACCTTTCCCTTTGTGGCAAAGGCTTTAGATGAAGGCACACTTAAAATTTTAGGATTGTATTTTGATCTAGAAACAGGCGAGTTGTGGTCTCTAGATCACGAAACATCAGAGTTTCAATTGGTTTAA
- a CDS encoding cation diffusion facilitator family transporter, which produces MSHHHHHGHHHSHSSSHHTGPNDEKKVLVAFCVIFVFMIIEAIGGVLSGSLALLADAGHMFTDAAALALAYAAFRFGRRVADQNRTFGYLRFEVLAGFINALTLFIIVIWIAYEAYHRFTKPPEVLAGPMLGVAVLGLLVNLFVLWYLTRGGSEHVNIKGAVLHVLGDLLGSVGAIVAALVIYLTDWTPIDPILSIVVSLLILKSAWGLLGSSLHILLEGAPPDALPTDIERHLKEHVPHLQSISHVHVWLITSGRPLATLHVRPTEDQHARAVAQAVEQELHAHFNIEHATVAIDWNDAPEVESCSLSQSSLKTHSHKH; this is translated from the coding sequence ATGTCACATCATCACCATCATGGCCATCATCACTCTCATAGTTCATCTCACCACACAGGCCCCAATGACGAGAAAAAGGTGCTGGTCGCTTTTTGCGTTATCTTTGTGTTTATGATTATAGAGGCTATCGGGGGTGTACTGTCAGGCTCCTTAGCCTTACTGGCCGATGCAGGACACATGTTCACCGATGCCGCAGCCCTAGCTCTTGCCTATGCTGCCTTTAGATTTGGGCGTCGTGTGGCAGATCAAAACCGCACCTTTGGATATCTGCGCTTTGAAGTACTTGCAGGGTTTATCAACGCCCTTACGCTTTTTATCATTGTTATTTGGATTGCCTACGAGGCCTACCACCGCTTCACCAAGCCCCCAGAAGTCTTAGCGGGTCCCATGTTAGGGGTTGCGGTTTTAGGTTTACTCGTCAACCTGTTTGTCCTTTGGTATCTGACCCGTGGAGGCAGTGAGCATGTCAATATCAAGGGAGCCGTTTTACACGTTCTTGGAGATCTTTTAGGTTCTGTAGGAGCTATTGTAGCCGCCCTTGTGATCTATCTGACGGACTGGACCCCTATTGACCCGATCTTATCTATTGTGGTTTCTCTTTTGATTCTTAAAAGTGCTTGGGGTTTATTAGGAAGTTCTTTACATATTCTTCTTGAAGGCGCTCCTCCAGATGCCTTGCCCACAGACATTGAACGGCATTTAAAAGAACATGTCCCTCACCTACAAAGCATTAGCCATGTCCACGTTTGGCTGATCACCTCAGGCCGTCCACTGGCCACCTTACATGTTCGCCCCACCGAAGATCAACATGCAAGGGCGGTGGCTCAAGCCGTAGAGCAAGAGCTTCACGCTCACTTTAATATCGAACATGCCACCGTTGCCATTGATTGGAATGATGCCCCTGAGGTCGAGTCGTGCAGTCTGTCTCAGTCCTCACTTAAAACACATTCCCACAAACACTAA
- a CDS encoding DUF853 domain-containing protein, which translates to MNLEFAQTPNGSRIGILSELANRHGLITGATGTGKTITLQVLAEQFSTAGVPVFVADVKGDLSGISQPGTLSEKLKNRLTSLNIPEPEVMASPALFWDVFGKSGHPVRTTISEMGPTLLSRLMNLNDTQASVLQVLFKIADEAELLLIDIKDLNALLMFAQENKDALKAQYGHLSPASIGTIQRALLTLEERGAKKFFGEPAFDIHDLLQTDSQGRGYVHVLAADQLLQTPIVYSTFLLWMLSELFENLPEVGDLDKPKLVFFFDEAHLLFKDAPKVLVEKIEQVVRLIRSKGVGVYFVSQNPMDIPETVLGQLAHRVQHALRAFTPSDQKAVKVAAQTLRQNPEFSAEEAITQLGVGEALVSVLDVKGAPTVVERAFIFPPASQMGPITPEARAVLMSQSPVAGHYEKEVDRVSAFEVLAEQKKNTDPSEGAKTPVGVPTSASPQPNNVLKEILFGKTGPRGGRHAGLVEKAATSAVRSVATSMAREFSRGLLGSLMGGSSKRKR; encoded by the coding sequence ATGAATTTAGAATTTGCGCAAACCCCAAATGGAAGTCGTATAGGAATTTTAAGTGAATTGGCCAACCGCCACGGTCTGATCACAGGCGCAACGGGCACAGGTAAAACCATCACTTTACAGGTCTTGGCGGAACAATTTAGCACAGCAGGAGTTCCTGTTTTTGTAGCGGATGTGAAAGGGGACCTTTCGGGGATTTCACAGCCTGGAACTCTATCTGAAAAACTTAAAAACCGATTGACCTCTTTAAATATTCCAGAGCCTGAGGTAATGGCTTCTCCCGCCCTGTTTTGGGATGTGTTTGGTAAAAGTGGTCATCCTGTGCGTACTACAATCTCTGAAATGGGTCCTACTCTGTTAAGCCGATTGATGAATCTGAACGACACTCAGGCTTCAGTGTTACAAGTGCTGTTTAAAATTGCAGACGAAGCGGAACTACTTTTGATTGATATCAAAGACTTAAACGCCTTATTGATGTTTGCTCAAGAAAATAAAGACGCTCTTAAGGCTCAGTACGGACATCTTTCGCCTGCATCTATTGGAACCATTCAACGCGCACTTTTAACTCTTGAAGAGCGTGGAGCTAAAAAGTTTTTTGGTGAACCTGCTTTTGACATTCATGACCTTTTACAAACTGACTCTCAAGGTCGTGGGTATGTGCATGTGCTTGCTGCTGATCAACTTTTGCAGACTCCTATTGTGTATTCGACATTTTTATTGTGGATGTTGTCAGAGCTTTTTGAAAACCTTCCTGAAGTGGGGGACTTGGACAAACCCAAATTGGTGTTCTTTTTTGACGAAGCTCATTTGCTTTTTAAAGATGCACCCAAGGTGCTTGTGGAAAAGATTGAACAGGTGGTCAGATTGATTCGCTCTAAGGGTGTGGGGGTGTACTTTGTTTCACAAAACCCCATGGATATTCCTGAAACTGTTCTGGGACAGCTTGCTCACCGTGTGCAACATGCTCTGAGGGCCTTTACGCCTTCGGATCAAAAGGCCGTCAAAGTGGCGGCACAAACTTTAAGGCAAAACCCTGAGTTTTCCGCTGAAGAGGCCATCACGCAATTAGGTGTGGGTGAGGCTTTGGTTTCTGTTTTGGATGTTAAAGGTGCGCCTACGGTTGTCGAGCGTGCATTTATTTTTCCGCCTGCAAGTCAAATGGGACCGATCACTCCAGAAGCACGAGCCGTGCTGATGAGCCAGTCCCCTGTGGCAGGACATTATGAAAAAGAAGTGGATCGCGTTTCTGCTTTTGAGGTTTTAGCTGAGCAAAAGAAAAACACAGACCCGAGTGAGGGCGCTAAGACCCCAGTCGGAGTTCCTACTTCAGCTTCTCCGCAGCCCAATAATGTTCTTAAAGAGATTCTGTTTGGTAAAACAGGACCGCGTGGTGGGCGTCACGCAGGCCTTGTTGAAAAAGCCGCCACCAGTGCCGTGCGAAGTGTGGCCACCAGTATGGCCCGCGAGTTCAGCCGAGGTCTTTTGGGTTCTCTTATGGGTGGAAGCTCAAAACGTAAAAGATAA
- a CDS encoding RidA family protein produces MKKIIFTETAPAPVGPYSQAVQFGQVLFCSGQIPIDPKTNEVLKGSIEEQTELVMENVGAVLKAAGLGFEDVIKTSIFITDMGNFPRINQVYAKYFPEVAPARSCVAVKELPKSVDVEIEVIAGFPN; encoded by the coding sequence ATGAAAAAGATTATTTTTACAGAAACGGCTCCAGCTCCTGTAGGGCCCTACTCGCAAGCGGTTCAGTTTGGTCAGGTTCTTTTTTGCTCAGGCCAAATTCCTATTGACCCTAAAACTAACGAAGTGCTTAAGGGCAGCATTGAAGAGCAAACAGAACTTGTGATGGAAAACGTAGGCGCAGTTCTTAAGGCTGCGGGGCTCGGATTTGAAGATGTTATTAAAACTAGCATTTTTATTACAGATATGGGCAACTTTCCTCGTATTAACCAAGTGTATGCGAAGTACTTTCCTGAAGTGGCTCCTGCAAGATCGTGCGTGGCTGTTAAAGAATTGCCGAAGAGTGTGGACGTAGAAATAGAAGTGATTGCAGGATTTCCAAATTAG
- a CDS encoding YdcF family protein, whose amino-acid sequence MLRVWKLLLICITVLCLLLAVWIGIDSYRLRYQKVTSWYQDSKGDCAIVLTGGPGRVREGFDLLQRGDVRKLIISGVNPDVRLLDIFPQRPFYPSVQSFNVILESHSRTTFGNQTHSLPLLKKLGCVNVLLVTSQVHMPRAHRLFTKKSEGFHFIKHSTYAEPSLRATLYESLKKVSYEILF is encoded by the coding sequence ATGCTAAGAGTATGGAAGCTCCTTCTTATTTGTATTACTGTTCTCTGTTTGCTTCTGGCGGTGTGGATCGGTATTGATTCCTACCGCTTACGTTATCAAAAAGTGACCTCGTGGTATCAAGATTCTAAAGGGGACTGCGCAATAGTTTTAACTGGTGGTCCTGGACGAGTGCGTGAGGGCTTTGACCTGTTGCAAAGAGGGGATGTGCGCAAGCTCATCATTTCAGGGGTCAATCCTGATGTGCGTCTGTTAGACATCTTCCCCCAGCGTCCCTTTTACCCTTCAGTGCAGAGTTTTAATGTGATCTTAGAAAGTCATTCTCGCACCACTTTTGGAAACCAGACCCACAGTCTGCCTCTGCTGAAAAAATTAGGCTGTGTGAATGTGCTACTGGTAACCTCACAAGTGCACATGCCTAGAGCCCATAGGCTGTTCACCAAAAAATCCGAGGGATTTCATTTTATTAAACATAGCACTTATGCTGAACCCTCGCTGCGCGCCACACTCTATGAATCTTTAAAAAAGGTGTCCTATGAAATTCTTTTTTAA
- a CDS encoding FtsX-like permease family protein, giving the protein MIFDLFKAYFFSKKSGSSVKLMAWLSLIGMSIGVFGLVLVLSVMGGFNENIQERLLAYDAHVVVYTNDSTSEKIMEVLTPKYADAEIQRFETQDLILRTHTGIFQGATARGLSKDRLLSVIVENVNSFSAGEEIRKFDVVMNFDLATSLGALEGDIIDVIPPETLLKSLDGNLNLSQVKLIGTFFTQQAASKESKMLLYMIDDSSASHFHTHPQNIKKGYEILLSDPLSSTAVKNRLHKQGYQDVETWQDRNSSLLMALKLEKLAMTLFMGLSAVITSLSMMTVLLLLIHKKRQEMGILMSMGLSGQKVRMIFGCIGLLLSLTGVLMGLVPGVLVCWFIDTYPLQILPSIYQDPYLPARLDHWLILSVTFFCLIICVLSMIVPIFKISKLTPTEALRPAVLD; this is encoded by the coding sequence ATGATTTTTGATCTATTCAAAGCCTATTTTTTTTCTAAAAAAAGTGGAAGTTCAGTGAAGCTGATGGCATGGCTGAGTTTAATCGGTATGAGCATTGGTGTTTTTGGTTTGGTTTTGGTTTTAAGTGTTATGGGTGGGTTTAATGAAAATATCCAAGAGCGTCTTTTGGCTTACGACGCTCATGTAGTGGTCTACACCAATGACTCCACCTCTGAAAAGATCATGGAGGTCTTAACGCCTAAGTATGCTGATGCCGAAATTCAGAGATTTGAAACTCAAGATCTCATCCTGCGTACTCATACAGGAATTTTTCAAGGAGCAACTGCCAGAGGACTTTCTAAAGACAGGCTTTTGAGTGTGATTGTGGAAAACGTCAATTCTTTTTCCGCTGGAGAAGAAATCAGAAAGTTTGATGTGGTGATGAACTTTGATCTGGCCACCTCTTTGGGAGCACTTGAAGGGGACATCATTGATGTCATCCCGCCTGAAACTTTGCTTAAGTCCTTAGATGGGAATTTGAATTTATCACAAGTGAAATTGATTGGAACATTTTTTACTCAGCAAGCCGCAAGCAAAGAGTCTAAGATGCTTTTATATATGATTGATGATTCGTCAGCGTCCCACTTCCATACGCATCCGCAAAATATTAAAAAAGGATATGAGATTCTTCTCTCTGATCCTTTAAGCTCTACTGCTGTCAAAAATCGTTTACATAAACAGGGTTATCAAGACGTGGAAACTTGGCAAGATCGTAACTCCAGTCTTCTGATGGCGTTAAAATTAGAAAAGTTAGCCATGACTCTATTTATGGGGCTCAGTGCTGTGATCACAAGCTTGTCGATGATGACCGTGCTTTTATTATTGATTCATAAAAAGCGACAAGAAATGGGCATCCTGATGTCTATGGGACTGTCTGGACAAAAGGTGCGTATGATCTTTGGGTGCATTGGACTGTTACTCAGCTTAACAGGAGTGCTCATGGGGCTTGTGCCAGGGGTTTTGGTGTGTTGGTTTATAGACACTTATCCTCTACAGATTTTGCCTTCCATCTATCAAGACCCTTATCTGCCAGCACGACTCGACCATTGGCTGATCTTAAGTGTGACCTTCTTCTGTCTGATTATTTGTGTTTTAAGTATGATTGTTCCGATTTTTAAGATCTCTAAACTGACTCCTACTGAAGCCTTACGTCCTGCTGTATTAGATTGA
- a CDS encoding 2,3,4,5-tetrahydropyridine-2,6-dicarboxylate N-succinyltransferase, protein MLSVETLKPLIEREFEAVFSGNKFDDISKDSIDAIKATIDLLDTGELRVCEKINGTWEVHQWAKKAILLYFRIKKMKVQDMGLLKFVDKIPLKQWNGTEGVRVVPHAVVRKGAYVCPGAILMPSYVNIGAYVGSGTMVDTWATVGSCAQIGANVHLSGGVGIGGVLEPLQASPVIIEDNVFVGSRSIIVEGAIIEEGAVIGAGVTITGSTRIIDVTGDSEVIHRGRVPKNSIVIPGSSPKTFKSGTYMIPSALIIGTRSTNTDLKTSLNAALRDSESF, encoded by the coding sequence TTGTTATCTGTAGAGACTTTAAAACCCCTTATTGAAAGAGAGTTTGAAGCTGTATTTTCTGGCAATAAATTTGATGACATCTCTAAGGATTCTATTGATGCCATCAAAGCCACTATTGATCTTCTGGATACGGGTGAACTTAGGGTATGTGAAAAGATCAATGGCACATGGGAAGTGCATCAATGGGCGAAAAAGGCCATTTTGCTTTACTTCCGCATTAAAAAAATGAAAGTTCAAGACATGGGACTTTTAAAATTTGTAGATAAAATTCCTTTAAAGCAATGGAATGGGACAGAAGGTGTAAGAGTCGTACCTCATGCTGTAGTCAGAAAAGGCGCCTATGTGTGCCCAGGTGCCATCCTTATGCCCAGCTATGTGAATATCGGCGCTTACGTGGGTTCAGGCACTATGGTGGACACATGGGCCACAGTCGGCTCTTGTGCACAAATTGGAGCCAACGTGCATCTTTCTGGTGGTGTGGGAATTGGTGGGGTTCTAGAGCCCTTACAAGCTTCTCCCGTGATCATTGAAGATAATGTTTTTGTAGGCAGTCGAAGCATCATCGTTGAAGGGGCTATCATAGAAGAAGGGGCTGTCATTGGGGCAGGTGTGACCATCACTGGCTCTACACGCATCATTGATGTCACAGGTGACAGTGAAGTGATCCATCGTGGACGTGTACCTAAAAACTCTATTGTGATTCCAGGATCATCCCCTAAGACATTCAAAAGCGGAACATATATGATTCCAAGTGCTCTGATCATTGGCACAAGAAGTACGAACACTGATCTTAAGACCTCACTTAATGCGGCCTTAAGAGACAGTGAAAGTTTTTAA
- a CDS encoding succinylglutamate desuccinylase/aspartoacylase family protein, whose product MKTYMFGETALKKPILAYEWGKEADPKIFVLGTVHGDEIEGTTAALGLLKDLMEAKEFPYKLHLTLVPTLNVDGNLILTRQNARGVDLNRNLPTKNWTAEFEKVRYYPGKEACSEPENQALVQFIENTPPDFIITLHCWKPMLNVNGDCSVVAEAIQEVTQYDIVPDIGYPTPGSLGAYAADDRGIPTLTYEIERGLDQSIISDVHVRALHAALKACERRFGKN is encoded by the coding sequence ATGAAGACTTATATGTTTGGTGAAACGGCTCTGAAGAAACCGATTTTAGCTTATGAATGGGGTAAAGAAGCCGATCCTAAGATTTTTGTTTTAGGAACTGTGCATGGGGATGAGATTGAAGGGACCACGGCTGCGTTAGGTTTACTTAAAGATTTGATGGAGGCTAAAGAGTTTCCTTATAAATTGCACCTCACACTTGTGCCCACTTTAAATGTGGATGGAAATTTGATTTTGACTCGACAAAATGCACGTGGGGTGGATCTTAATAGAAATCTCCCCACAAAAAATTGGACCGCAGAGTTTGAAAAGGTCCGTTACTACCCTGGCAAAGAAGCGTGCAGTGAACCTGAGAATCAAGCTCTGGTGCAGTTTATAGAAAATACTCCGCCTGATTTTATCATCACCCTTCACTGCTGGAAGCCTATGCTCAACGTCAACGGCGATTGCTCTGTAGTGGCAGAGGCCATCCAAGAAGTCACCCAATACGATATTGTACCTGACATTGGTTACCCCACCCCAGGAAGTTTAGGCGCTTATGCCGCCGATGACCGTGGCATTCCCACTCTCACCTACGAAATTGAACGCGGCCTAGATCAAAGCATCATCAGTGATGTGCATGTGCGCGCACTGCACGCTGCTCTTAAGGCTTGTGAACGCCGTTTTGGTAAAAACTAA
- the murI gene encoding glutamate racemase gives MTTDKFQGFTNSTFDDRPIGVFDSGIGGLTVLKELESAFPNETFIYLGDTARLPYGSKSPQTIKRYVEQNLNFFLENKNIKALVVACNSASTILHALQVPSQIKVFGVIEPGAETALRVSKTKKIGLWATRATVGGKSYEKALQKLSSDHIYTATACPLLVPLVEEGLWDSPLTHTVFDLYLDDIIQAQVDTLILGCTHYPLLKASLEKHLITKGVSIQIIDSAIALTQKIKQALEQKELSPSQAKKSSSLICLTDDSEHFKSIALKAFPEWNLNQFELVNI, from the coding sequence ATGACCACTGATAAGTTTCAAGGCTTTACCAACAGTACTTTTGATGACCGCCCTATCGGAGTCTTTGACTCAGGCATTGGCGGTCTGACTGTTTTAAAAGAACTTGAATCCGCCTTTCCCAACGAAACTTTCATTTACCTTGGGGACACCGCCCGTTTACCTTATGGAAGCAAGTCCCCTCAGACCATCAAACGTTACGTCGAACAAAATTTAAATTTCTTTTTAGAAAACAAAAACATCAAGGCCTTAGTGGTGGCCTGCAATTCAGCATCTACAATCTTACACGCACTGCAAGTGCCCTCTCAGATCAAAGTGTTTGGCGTGATTGAGCCAGGAGCAGAAACTGCTCTAAGGGTTTCAAAAACAAAAAAAATTGGTCTCTGGGCCACTCGTGCTACTGTCGGGGGGAAGTCTTACGAAAAGGCTCTGCAAAAGTTATCTTCTGACCACATATACACAGCCACGGCCTGTCCACTTTTAGTTCCTTTAGTGGAAGAAGGCCTGTGGGACAGCCCTCTTACTCACACTGTATTTGATCTGTATTTAGACGATATCATACAAGCCCAAGTCGACACCCTTATTCTGGGCTGCACACACTATCCTCTTTTAAAGGCAAGTTTAGAAAAACATTTAATCACTAAGGGCGTCTCCATCCAAATCATCGACTCGGCCATCGCTTTAACTCAAAAGATCAAGCAGGCATTAGAACAAAAAGAACTGAGTCCCTCACAAGCAAAAAAAAGCTCAAGCCTGATCTGCCTGACTGATGACTCTGAACATTTCAAATCCATAGCCCTAAAAGCCTTCCCAGAGTGGAACTTAAATCAATTTGAACTGGTCAACATTTAA
- a CDS encoding IMP dehydrogenase, giving the protein MSKFYHRKDLPEVGLTFDDVLIVPNKSTMKSRRDPDLTSKITKNITCPTPVISANMDTVTEMAMVKAMNDIGAFAILHRFISIEDQVAQAKELIGHGITKFSASVGVQTSELERAEKLIDAGVPVITIDIAHGHSVAMIEMLEEIKRRWSHVEVIAGNVATPQGTLDLINAGADAIKVGIGPGSMCTTRIITGCGMPQLTAIALCSLEADKYDVPVIADGGIKTSGDIVKAFAAGASSVMLGSLLAGTLETPGDIKQGKKLYRGMASKSAQASWRGGVPKGMAAEGESHQISVKGPAATVVEELMGGLRSGMTYVNASQISEIRENSHFMRMTPSGLYESRAHGLNM; this is encoded by the coding sequence ATGTCTAAATTTTATCATCGCAAAGATTTGCCAGAAGTAGGACTCACGTTTGATGACGTTTTGATTGTCCCTAATAAATCCACCATGAAATCACGTCGTGATCCCGATTTGACTTCAAAGATTACCAAAAACATCACCTGCCCCACTCCTGTGATCAGTGCCAACATGGACACCGTCACCGAGATGGCCATGGTCAAAGCCATGAATGACATCGGAGCCTTTGCCATTTTACACCGTTTTATCTCTATCGAAGACCAAGTGGCTCAAGCCAAAGAACTCATCGGCCATGGTATCACTAAATTTTCTGCTAGTGTGGGAGTTCAAACCTCTGAACTTGAACGTGCTGAAAAGCTGATTGATGCAGGAGTGCCTGTGATCACCATCGACATTGCTCATGGTCACAGTGTGGCCATGATTGAAATGCTTGAAGAGATCAAAAGACGTTGGAGCCATGTGGAGGTCATTGCAGGTAATGTGGCCACACCTCAGGGAACTCTGGATTTAATCAATGCTGGAGCTGACGCCATTAAGGTGGGCATTGGACCAGGATCTATGTGCACCACTCGCATCATCACTGGCTGTGGTATGCCTCAGCTGACAGCCATTGCCCTTTGCAGTTTAGAAGCAGATAAGTACGATGTTCCTGTCATCGCCGATGGAGGAATCAAAACCTCTGGGGATATCGTTAAGGCCTTTGCCGCAGGAGCCAGCAGCGTGATGTTAGGTTCTTTACTGGCAGGCACTTTAGAAACTCCAGGGGATATCAAACAAGGTAAAAAGCTATATCGTGGAATGGCCTCTAAATCAGCGCAAGCCAGCTGGCGTGGTGGCGTGCCTAAAGGGATGGCTGCCGAAGGGGAATCCCACCAGATCAGCGTGAAGGGGCCCGCAGCCACAGTGGTGGAAGAGCTTATGGGTGGACTGCGCAGTGGGATGACCTATGTGAACGCGTCGCAAATTTCTGAGATCAGAGAGAACTCGCATTTTATGCGCATGACTCCCTCGGGACTTTACGAAAGCCGTGCTCATGGTTTAAATATGTAA